One window of Fodinicurvata sediminis DSM 21159 genomic DNA carries:
- a CDS encoding Ppx/GppA family phosphatase, whose translation MTASHGLAPEPDLDTAPGRVGVVDIGSNSVRLVVFDGLKRVPVPLFNEKILCGLGRGLEGSDQLNPEGVQLALNTLRRFVGLARAMKLQRLDLLATAAVRDASNGPSFVQEVESLCGLPVRVLTGAEESRLSAEGVLSGQPSARGFMGDLGGGSLEVVALGEGAGEAWATLPLGPLRLMDAAGDDRAKIQALINRQLSGQAWLSELEERDFYAVGGAWRALARIHMEQTHYPLHMIHGYSMDREEALELTGLVSHLGKRSLASMTGVNKRRIETLPCAAMLMRRIIELARPKRIVFSAYGLREGWVHNQLEPEVRDSDPLLSAAADWGTREARFGDLGGQIAAWCLPLFPERDEEAERLCLGACHLSDVGWRYHPDYRAEHVLLRVLRAQELCIEHFERAFIGRALYSRYGGNRNASILHYTRQLLSEERVRMADALGRALRLAYTLSGGDPQMLEVTALKPEEDCLVLKIPADAAVPPGQMIEKRLSSLASALKISRSDIQQA comes from the coding sequence ATGACTGCCAGCCATGGCCTGGCTCCTGAACCTGACCTTGATACAGCTCCTGGCCGTGTGGGCGTTGTCGATATAGGCTCCAATTCCGTACGTCTCGTGGTCTTTGACGGCCTCAAGCGCGTTCCCGTTCCCCTGTTCAACGAAAAGATACTCTGTGGCCTGGGACGCGGACTGGAAGGCAGTGATCAATTGAACCCCGAGGGCGTGCAACTCGCACTCAACACACTTCGACGGTTCGTGGGGCTGGCTCGGGCCATGAAGCTGCAACGACTCGATTTGCTGGCCACGGCCGCTGTGCGTGATGCATCCAATGGTCCCTCTTTTGTTCAGGAAGTCGAAAGTCTCTGCGGCTTGCCTGTTCGTGTCCTGACAGGTGCCGAGGAATCCCGGCTGTCAGCGGAAGGCGTCCTGTCCGGACAACCCAGTGCACGGGGTTTTATGGGCGACCTTGGGGGCGGTAGCCTTGAGGTGGTGGCGCTGGGCGAGGGGGCCGGAGAGGCCTGGGCAACCCTGCCTTTGGGCCCCCTGCGCCTGATGGATGCAGCCGGGGATGATCGGGCGAAGATCCAGGCGCTTATCAATCGGCAGCTTTCCGGCCAGGCTTGGCTGTCCGAACTGGAGGAGCGGGACTTCTACGCCGTAGGCGGGGCCTGGCGCGCCCTGGCGCGCATTCACATGGAGCAGACACACTATCCCCTGCACATGATCCATGGCTATTCCATGGATCGGGAAGAGGCATTGGAACTGACGGGTCTGGTCAGTCATCTTGGCAAGCGCTCGCTGGCGTCCATGACAGGCGTCAACAAGCGACGCATCGAAACGCTGCCCTGTGCCGCCATGCTGATGCGGAGAATCATCGAATTGGCACGGCCAAAGCGTATTGTTTTCTCGGCCTATGGTCTGCGTGAGGGCTGGGTTCACAACCAGCTGGAACCGGAAGTGCGTGACAGCGATCCCCTGCTGTCTGCGGCGGCAGATTGGGGCACCAGAGAAGCCCGTTTCGGAGATCTGGGAGGGCAGATTGCGGCCTGGTGTTTGCCCCTTTTTCCAGAGCGGGATGAGGAAGCAGAAAGGCTGTGCCTTGGGGCCTGCCATCTGTCCGATGTTGGTTGGCGCTATCATCCAGACTATCGCGCGGAACATGTACTCTTGCGGGTGCTTCGCGCCCAGGAACTCTGCATCGAACATTTTGAACGGGCGTTCATTGGGCGTGCGCTCTATAGCCGCTATGGCGGCAACAGGAATGCCAGCATCCTGCATTATACCCGCCAACTGCTTTCCGAGGAGCGGGTCCGCATGGCCGATGCGCTGGGCCGGGCGTTGCGTCTTGCCTATACCCTGTCCGGCGGAGATCCGCAGATGTTGGAGGTCACGGCGCTGAAGCCAGAAGAGGACTGTCTTGTCCTGAAGATTCCTGCCGATGCTGCGGTTCCGCCAGGTCAGATGATCGAAAAACGCCTGTCATCGCTGGCCTCTGCATTGAAGATTTCCAGGTCTGACATCCAGCAGGCCTGA